A genomic window from Motacilla alba alba isolate MOTALB_02 chromosome 2, Motacilla_alba_V1.0_pri, whole genome shotgun sequence includes:
- the LOC119697542 gene encoding dendritic cell-specific transmembrane protein, translating into MQKFISIARNAWEIFISERKPGWKYQMKLFAVCSAVGFLSSFLFFLSMHFSLAHHSLGPLLISGFIWILFSIMLFCFKHLRCFSVLFLLSCGLKNGRDALITAGTGVVVAGNIQNIFHNLKVLADSITCHLKHEQFALIKYYIEAIKWIYEVAKLPAELPEDIVVLKHKFTPSYSILDDALKKELNDTEQEIQRIADQISFMLTILPYIGQKVLPVFGVFLVSFGTGLFIKKFVGSHSIKFKNTYITKQFIAFDEHQKQQQRPCLLPLNRKERKDYVMIPSFFFTTKDRKKLLCSFLPVIIHLCIWLLFAAVDSLFYLLIISVNKYLQEVPDLDIQLSLFQDRNEKSYIISMKEHIAKTDSFKMPLVKQNCIPHPKLALSTTWIQLGVIIFFLIIFGLFSGLLTQLKVLVSTSFYPDTEMKRIHYLHAKLLKKRKKLQEKTGKSMFARTVNFWFPILKAREAVRKKERSVAEWQDDVKETK; encoded by the exons atgcaaaaattcatCTCAATAGCTCGGAACGCATGGGAAATTTTTATATCTGAAAGAAAGCCTGGCTGGAAGTATCAGATGAAGCTTTTTGCAGTTTGCTCTGCAGTTGGctttctctccagctttctgtttttccttagCATGCACTTCTCCTTGGCACACCATTCTTTGGGGCCCTTACTGATTTCTGGATTCatctggattttgttttccatcatGCTCTTTTGTTTCAAGCACCTGCGCTGTTTTAGTGTTCTGTTCCTCCTTTCTTGTGGACTGAAAAATGGCAGGGATGCTCTTATTACTGCTGGCACAGGTGTTGTGGTGGCCGGcaacattcaaaatatttttcacaatcTGAAGGTTCTGGCAGACAGTATAACCTGTCATTTAAAGCACGAGCAATTTGCCttgataaaatattatattgAGGCAATAAAATGGATTTATGAGGTGGCCAAGCTTCCTGCTGAGCTACCTGAAGATATAGTGGTCCTAAAGCACAAATTCACACCATCTTATTCAATTTTAGatgatgcattaaaaaaagagctAAATGACACAGAGCAAGAAATCCAGAGAATTGCTGACCAGATATCTTTCATGTTGACTATACTGCCCTATATAGGTCAGAAAGTATTGCctgtatttggggtttttctggtttcttttggAACTGGCCTCTTTATCAAAAAATTTGTGGGTTCTCATAGTATCAAATTTAAGAATACTTATATCACAAAACAGTTCATTGCATTTGATGAgcaccaaaagcagcagcaaagaccCTGTCTTCTACCACTtaacagaaaagagagaaaagattaTGTGATGATCCCATCCTTCTTCTTCACaacaaaagacaggaaaaaattgCTGTGTTCTTTTCTCCCTGTAATTATTCATCTTTGCATCTGGCTTCTGTTTGCTGCAGTGGactctttgttttatttgttaataATTTCTGTGAACAAATATCTCCAAGAAGTACCGGATCTAGACATTCAACTCAGTCTCTTTCAGGAT AGGAATGAGAAAAGCTATATAATTTCTATGAAAGAGCATATTGCCAAGACTGATTCTTTCAAGATGCCTTTGGTTAAGCAAAACTGCATCCCTCATCCCAAGCTCGCTCTCTCCACAACATGGATTCAGCTTGGAGTCATCATCTTCTTCTTAATAATTTTTGGGTTATTCTCTGGCCTGCTGACCCAACTTAAAGTACTTGTGTCCACTTCCTTTTATCCTGACACGGAGATGAAACGAATACATTATTTACATGcaaaattactcaaaaaaagaaaaaagctacaAGAGAAAACGGGGAAGAGCATGTTTGCAAGAACG gTCAACTTTTGGTTTCCAATACTCAAGGCAAGAGAggcagtgaggaaaaaagaaaggagtgTAGCAGAATGGCAGGATGATGTGAAAGAGACCAAGTGA